A single window of Gossypium arboreum isolate Shixiya-1 chromosome 13, ASM2569848v2, whole genome shotgun sequence DNA harbors:
- the LOC108462045 gene encoding uncharacterized protein LOC108462045, translating into MTPYEALYGHKCHTPLCWTELGERRVLGLELVFETEDKVSPWKKILMFGCKGKLSPRFIGSYRILKRVGPVSYQLELPPELDQKIEVRPDLTFEEESIQDLNRDVKVMRRKPIPLVKVLWRNHSTEGVTWELEDAMC; encoded by the exons atgacaccttacgaggcactTTATGGTCATAAGTGTCACACCCCTTtatgctggactgagttgggtgagcgacgtgTTCTGGGTCTTGAGTTGGTTTTTGAGACAGAGGATAAG gtctcgccatggaagaagattctgatgTTTGGttgtaagggcaagctgagccctagatttattgggTCGTACCGTATTCTGAAACGAGTAGGACCGGTTTCTTATCAATTGGaactacctccagagttagacc AGAAGATTGAGGTTCGACCAGATCTGACCTTCGAGGAGGAGTCGATTCAGGATTTGAATCGAGACGTTAAAGTTATGAGGAGGAAACCCATTCCtttagtaaaggtgctgtggcggaatcatagcactgaggggGTTACATGGGAGCTTGAAGATGCAATGTGCTAG